atattctttagtgcccataaagtttaaacgctcagtgactctattatcagtaatcatattattaaaaaaaatgctttgtttcagtaaaaaatattattattttaactgcagattaatcatttacgctttaatttaaagcataaattctacgaggggtaacagaaaattagagacatacatatcacgttatgactgaaggcccttataatattatgagtgaattatatgactatcaaaatttgaagttttaaaatattttgctgaagaatctattaaagttggaattgcgtaaaatatttaatggtacgaccggagtttaacctcctgctgggcgaaatttttaaaaatcgccaacaacggccttgcgaaatgttcaaaagcaaaggagcagattttcaatcatagtgcataataaagattacCAGCTTTGGCgcattatcgcaacttggcgaagaagggggttaaactccggttcaagctatttaattattaaaatttaaacgaacattaagattggcgaaccggctggtcgccaaaggcggctagtattataataaagaaaacagagTATTTCTGATACctctttttatttactaaaactttGGTACAAATTATTAGTAACAAGAGCGAGttccaaatttcatgcatctagttcattgcctttttgagtttttttattcgcattcttaaaaatgtattgcgCATACCGACAgagtgatttaaaatttaataaggaaatctgtgaaccaaattttatttatctagtttttttttttttttttttttttttttttacattttgaagtaAACGTATTCATTTGTACTCGGAcaatcagacagacagacttcctccaaATGGATTCCGTATGGGAATATCAAATGGTGTTGAAATGAATGGAATATCAAAATTGGTTACGCGAAGTAATTTGTTCGCTAGAAGAAAGAACTTAGCGCGTTTTGCTCCGTTAATTTGGATTAATGTTTCCAAACATTTGTACGCCCTTTTAATCCTCCTCATAgtgtaatcctttttttttattattattttctcgtatacgtaatatagagaaattattataatcgtcaaaaaatttgaacttgagataTTGACGAATTTCTAAGTTTAGAAcactctgagttcgaaaaataaattttttttgcaaaaaattctgtGACCTTTTACGTAGTTgtaaaaaatttggtatacggtctttatacaaattaatacatttctatcaaattttgagtaaaatccgttcagaagtcTGTTCTGCCCAGCTGTTCTAATGTAAGTTTATCcgttaattacaaaacaaagagaaacaaacagataaaattcaaCCACAAATGAACATGGAAATTGtagacatttatgaaattttgagcggaatccaacaaggggttgaccatcaCACgatttgtacttttagaaatatataattacaacaGCTcgaaaatgcagtgacttaaatatatcaagtttgttatgggattttgtgactacaaatgtggttttatgccaaaattttgtttcaatcgattggggaaaaggcatctaaaacacaaattctattttcagacaCTTTTAATCGCATaccagaaattaatcgccaaaactcCCGCCAAGAATGCCATGATAAATTCGCTCGAAAAGTtaatattccataattattttactCTACCATGGAAGGGGTtatctgggataacacctttattctGGAAagtgagagaaagttttggggtgactaCCCCCGCTAGTTAAAACTAATGGTGTTCTCATAATGTATTGCAGTATATTCAAAagcatttgaaatcaaaatatccacacataaaaaaaaattgtaattttattctaataaaattaacaaaaatataatcaacaaaaacaatactggattattttatattaaaataaatatgtaaaaagtcTGCAATATACAAACATGGAATAAATCACCATGATGAGTTTTCTCACacatgaattaaataaacatgtttcGATGGTAATCATTTTGTCAgaagaataaaaacataataaaaaatgagtttttatattattattgtgatATTATGGCAAGTAGAACAGAatattatcgaaattttttttataaaaatggttttaattatgCGATGAACAAATATGAAACAATCATACCATTATTATCATCTTCAACCAGTTAGAATTGAAGTAAACATTTTTCCATGAGAAGAAAATTGACTTTGTTTTCATAGCAAACGCGTCAATAAACCGGGAAAACATTTATGTCATGGTGTCATAATTTTAGGAAGCAATGtaaggactattttgggatgaacaTCGTAATTTCTTAACTACAAGTCATTAAGTAGATAGGTCCATTTAGAGGGAAACACTTTTAGCTGACAATCTATTGCCGGGTTTATACTCGGCCAGTTTTAAGACATCCAGAAGGCAACGCATGCATAAAAAGGCAGAAAATTTCTGTTGGAtggatggcaagtaattgtcccgatgGGACAACAACTTGCCACTGTACTGTATTTTTtgtttactgcgcatgcgtttgtagaatttggcggggttttttggcgtgaaaaaaactgatcacttatcatagattaattctgaCATCTTTTGCtatttgttctttctgatgcgagattgtgtgtgtgtgtgtgtgtgtgtgtgtgtgtgtgtgtgtgtgtgtgtgtgtgtgtgtgtgtgtgtgtgtgtcattttaTCTGCCATTTCTTTTCCATAGTTTTTCCAAACTTAGGTATGTTGTCCTTTTTTCTTTTAACCatatttctttgtgtaaatatctatcattttaatacgatacgcagtgaaaaggAAAAATTCAGGAACGTCAAAATGGCAGTTTATAGCCAAACATGGAATACTTCAATCTACCTTATGAAaatgtggcaaacataaatcagtccctttctgtgCATTCGCTGCCTactggccatcttataactggcccgagtgtaaacccggcctctatatatataatgctaacgtacgtggcacagaaatcgcgcTGATTACTTACtgccgaatggcaacagtcaaattgaaacaaatcatcatacgaatttcatactgcattattgaatttttgtacaGTTGCATAGAATTCAAAGCTGAATTTaactaatcaataaatttttgacaaagaaatattttggaaatgattCGCCATGTCGCCAAAAAAGCACATTGAATCGgcaatataacaaaatataaaaatataaaagaaatcaagaaatacgcttcaaataattcttcagataagTAATCGTTAtggctttaaaacaaaaacagatgTTCATATCTTACGTAacaaatattatccaaaaatagtctttgtaagagtaaaaaaaaattactcttctaatgatttcaatttcatgtccgtgcaatttttttctttaattctaataatatttttaattcaatttgatacaatattgttacaaatctgtaattttgctacccggcatgactagtgtcatcgtgagaaagaccgttgtaagatctgggctgagcagctgccgcgtcaatgacctgagagcttggcgaccctttggcgacttggcgacgaatttggcgagtttggcgactaaatggatactactggaaagttcgagaactttcacgatccatccactaagacccgagatacagccaggtatgccctgattggtctgaagattccagccccgcctcccggaacaataaaagacaggcaatctgacAAGTCGTGTGTATAGTCagaggcggtgtgtggtgagagtcggagtcgccgacacgtagagaaactggaggattagacagcaaggaAGCTactgaactagcaattaaatgaactagcgattgattagcggtatttgttgtagaaagaaaattttttgtaacaatatctttaaatgctatgatggaattTAAACTCATCCATTAAAACATTCAGTCTCGTGTTCGTATTAATCATTAATTccttaatagaattttcatttctgcttttatttcgtaatattcacactttttaatttgcactaaacttattcaataaaatcaatgtttttcggccatatcaaataacaagaagaaatggtttttttattgaatcccCTATTAATCATTTAGCAGTCTAAAAAGTCAGTCATCTGAGCAAACaaactggtctccaaaggcggctagtatatacataattgcataaaatctataaatctagttcaaatttcaattattacatttttattttcttttaaataaggaagaaaattgtGTTCAAGGAAAAATTcgacttcaaaattttgaaaaatctccagGTTTTAGATCTCCCGGAGTCTTGAAGCTCATGCTAGGAATTATATTTATGACTATGGATGTGAGACTGCTAAAAAAAACAGGGTTTCGGATTTGGCAGGCATTCTTCACACCGAAGTCGCAGTATTTCTgccaaatttcagaataaatatgaCTGTGGGAAGTTTCTTTTATCCATCCGAGTGTTTGCAGACACTGTAACTAAAAACCACAAGCAAAAAGGATGAACAGTGATATAAGATATTTAAGCTGAaattgcaaatttgaaatttaattcaggaTTCTTTGGTAAAAAAATGGATGCATGATTTTCTcgttatgattttaaatgaatataaaataaacacaaaaggCAAATACTAAATACAAAATGTCAACAGAGAAACACTTTTctgtaattattgtaaaaaaatttaatttaagaatcctaattttaaaatatagccgtttattttatttctcaattttccaATATTTCCAAACCTTCCAcggaataatttataatattttataaaattcaatttcttcgaTTCTTTTGAATTGTGTCTCCAAATCTAAATTGCATTCCATTGTCATTTAGCACATAATTAATTGCCGAATAAATAATTGTGGTTATTTCATATTTCCATAGTGCGAGTAGCAGTATaagtaatatattgttacgaatctgcgatgcggcttcccagcatagctggttccataggaggtctaagagtttggcgacaaacttggcgaccatttggcgacgaatttggcgactttggcgccaaaatagattatacccgaaacatcgagaatttttccgatcggtctagtaggaacggagatacgcctcgaacgttcctgattggttgagaggcttctagccccgcctcctaagacctataaaaggagctgcagctacCGGGGAGCAGTGGTGAATTGggtcgcgaaccagtggagtcgaagagtagtcggaagcgaaagagtagtaGTTGTGAATTGGGTCGTGAACCAGAGAGTAGTcgaaagcgacggtgaagaactggtcttccagagatCAGCGGAGCAGTGACGTAGTGAAGCTAGGGCTGAACTAaactgtgcgctactgtctgcagtagaaagtcttgttatatgctgcttcgtcttctgtgctgtatatagttgtcgtctttgtgctgtcctgtgtttcttgtgttaataaacgtcgttgttttattttctactgccgcctggtaattgagcgttctccataccatataacttccactatccaaacgagccCCGggatatttcgtaacaatattattagccaattacttttctttttttaattatgcacaCCTAGaaggaataatttctttaatatggattttatcacaaatattacgaaatataatcaaatatatcagCTAAAAAATCTTGGACCGAAACCAAATATCAGCTTAAGGTTTTGTGGGCAAATTGTGGATATCCAATTTTAAAAACCAACAACCAAATCAAATACCGTAATTAGAGTAatagtaacataaaatattacatgaattcataaatattgtaaaaaatatgattaattgtgCAAATTACTTGAGTATAAATATAATGAGTATTAATTCAGTCAAAATGTATAATTGCAATATATTCATTCTATTTCTCACTGTCTGAAGCATCTTCCTTGAGTAAATAGGTTCTTTCACCGGTTCCTTTCAGGGAATCATCAGAATCACTgatcatttctttaattataaacaaatctaAAAGCAGGCATCACATTTGATAGTTATTGATATATCTTACAGCTTTAGAGAAGAAACATTCGCCGTCACAATACCTTTCCATCGAGGTGGATACATTTTATCGAAGATGAAATCAGTTTTAGCAAATGAGGTATTTGGTagcaaaaatttgtcaaaatatacaGTTTCTCCACCAGCTAGATAAGCACCCCAAAATCCAAAAGTACCATATGTCATGATAGTGTGGTTACAGTGAGCAAGAATTGCCATGTCGTGAGCAGGTGATGGACCTTCTTCGCTCACATAAACACCTAATGGTTCGACTAAATTTTCCACACACCAAATTCGATCGTCACTGACAACAACAAACACcacatttttgtacttttttcgGAAATATTCCACTGCTTTTTGAAAGAACTCCATGTTCACTTCGATGCCTTTGTAAATGTCCAACCACCGCTTCTGGTAGTCTCCGCGTCTCACGTGTATCCCTACGTATGTTGGATGCTTCAAGGAATGGACGTTTGCCTTTTGAAGAACTTTGCGAACATGCAGTTGTATTTCTAGAGTGAACTGAAATTCTCCTCTAAGCTCGTTCTGGACATGGTCGAAGAAAGTGTAGGAACATGGATAGACAAATCTGAAAGAAATACATATAACGAAAATATAGACATGTACATTGATGAAACaattgatatatttgaatgataatgatcataaattttaagattatgagTATCCACCCAAACAGATTGAGAAAAACCTG
The window above is part of the Argiope bruennichi chromosome 7, qqArgBrue1.1, whole genome shotgun sequence genome. Proteins encoded here:
- the LOC129976331 gene encoding galactoside alpha-(1,2)-fucosyltransferase 2-like — translated: MSHFSYMRLWKLCNSWRIRHRLKCTLITLFPLLSILLILFHFSNAGDIISYYLSQDPKPLPVSIQCNGGRLGNQMCTYATLYGLSALNKGRPFVAQNCNLEYLRPMFKQLSIQQAPPLYIQWNSWSVLSYLKPSDLTIPPNSNYIGGFVYPCSYTFFDHVQNELRGEFQFTLEIQLHVRKVLQKANVHSLKHPTYVGIHVRRGDYQKRWLDIYKGIEVNMEFFQKAVEYFRKKYKNVVFVVVSDDRIWCVENLVEPLGVYVSEEGPSPAHDMAILAHCNHTIMTYGTFGFWGAYLAGGETVYFDKFLLPNTSFAKTDFIFDKMYPPRWKGIVTANVSSLKL